In one Oryza glaberrima chromosome 2, OglaRS2, whole genome shotgun sequence genomic region, the following are encoded:
- the LOC127761796 gene encoding metalloendoproteinase 2-MMP-like → MGASTSPRLALLVVVAAAAFVFVSPAMAFPMGLPATASPFPNPWSAFQNLSGCHAGEEREGLGRLKDYLSHFGYLPPPPSSSPYSDAFDDSLETAIAAYQRNFGLNATGELDTDTVDQMVAPRCGVADVINGTSTMDRNSSAAALRGRHLYSYFPGGPMWPPFRRNLRYAITATSATSIDRATLSAVFARAFSRWAAATRLQFTEVSSASNADITIGFYSGDHGDGEAFDGPLGTLAHAFSPTDGRFHLDAAEAWVASGDVSTSSSFGTAVDLESVAVHEIGHLLGLGHSSVPDSIMYPTIRTGTRKVDLESDDVLGIQSLYGTNPNFKGVTPTSPSTSSREMDGSAAAAGIRPWSGFVGLVVPAVVLLLAP, encoded by the coding sequence ATGGGCGCCTCCACCTCGCCTCGTCTCGCCTTGCTAGTagtggtcgcggcggcggcgttcgtctTCGTCTCGCCGGCGATGGCTTTCCCGATGGgattgccggcgacggcgagcccgtTCCCGAACCCGTGGTCCGCTTTCCAGAACCTCTCTGGGTGCcacgccggcgaggagagggaggggctaGGGAGGCTCAAGGATTACCTCAGCCACTTCGGctacctcccgccgccgccgtcgtcgtcgccgtacaGCGACGCGTTCGACGACTCCCTGGAGACCGCCATCGCCGCGTACCAGCGCAACTTCGGCCTCAACGCGACGGGGGAGCTGGACACGGACACCGTGGACCAGATGGTCGCCCCGCGCTGCGGCGTCGCCGACGTCATCAACGGGACATCCACCATGGACAGGAACTCGTCGGCGGCCGCCCTCCGCGGCCGCCACCTGTACAGCTACTTCCCCGGCGGGCCGATGTGGCCGCCGTTCCGCCGCAACCTCAGGTACGCGATCACCGCGACGTCCGCGACGTCCATCGACAGGGCGACGCTGAGCGCCGTGTTCGCGCGGGCCTTTTCCCGGTGGGCCGCCGCCACGAGGCTGCAGTTCACGGAGGTGTCCTCGGCGTCGAACGCCGACATCACGATCGGGTTCTACTCCGGCGACCACGGGGACGGCGAGGCGTTCGACGGGCCACTGGGCACGCTGGCGCACGCGTTCTCGCCGACGGACGGGCGGTTCCACCTGGACGCCGCGGAGGCGTGGGTGGCCAGCGGCGACGtgtccacctcgtcgtcgttcGGCACGGCGGTGGACCTGGAGTCCGTGGCGGTGCACGAGATCGGGCACCTGCTGGGGCTCGGCCACTCGTCGGTGCCGGACTCCATCATGTACCCGACGATCCGCACGGGGACGAGGAAGGTGGACCTGGAGTCCGACGACGTCCTGGGGATACAGAGCCTGTACGGGACCAACCCAAACTTCAAGGGCGtcacgccgacgtcgccgtcgacgagcagcCGGGAGATGGACGgcagcgcggccgccgccggcatccgGCCGTGGAGTGGGTTCGTTGGGTTAGTTGTGCCGGCAGTTGTCCTGCTCTTAGCTCCGTAG
- the LOC127761706 gene encoding protein JINGUBANG, giving the protein MKSSAGEQEGSQIQHEAAEGSMLSGAMSLASQPSLRSLPSLDVHDLNTSPSLHQCIATIKGHSSASAYVSALAVDGDSLYIASSDGSIRLWALDGASRSQEEQQQDDGCSSSSSSTTVADTDSSVKSLLATGNGGLLLSSHQDGKIRAWRAGSRRRDGETRPQLVLRAVLPTAVDRLRTCLLPWSYVEIRRHRRCTWVHHVDAVTALAVSPDGALLYSASWDRSIKVWRLPGFRCVESIAAAHDDAINALAVSPDGRVYTGSADKKIKAWTRGPGQRKHALVGTMERHRSAVNALALGANGKVLYSGACDRSVVVWESAGGGDGGMEATGTLRGHARAILCLAAAGELVCSGSADRTVRVWRRGGAENNGYTCLAVMESHGAAVKSLALVRGGRDDDGSCSSEGSSALVCSGALDGDVKIWSVFIPCL; this is encoded by the coding sequence ATGAAATCCTCTGCTGGTGAGCAGGAAGGGAGCCAAATCCAACATGAGGCTGCAGAAGGTAGCATGCTCTCGGGAGCCATGTCGCTCGCGTCGCAGCCGAGCCTCCGTTCCCTTCCTTCCCTTGACGTCCATGACCTGAACACAAGCCCTTCGCTCCACCAATGCATCGCCACGATCAAAGGCcactcgtcggcgtcggcgtacGTCTCCGCTCTCGCCGTCGACGGTGACTCGCTGTACATCGCCTCGTCGGACGGGAGCATCAGGCTGTGGGCACTGGACGGCGCAAGTAGAAgtcaggaggagcagcagcaggatgacggttgcagcagcagcagcagcagcacgacgGTCGCCGACACCGACAGCTCCGTCAAGTCTCTCCTCGCCACGGGCAATGGCGGGCTCCTCCTGAGCTCCCACCAGGACGGCAAGATCAGGGCGTGGCGTGCCGGTAGCCGGCGGAGGGACGGCGAGACACGGCCGCAGCTCGTCCTGCGCGCGGTGCTCCCGACCGCCGTGGACCGCCTCCGGACGTGCCTGCTGCCGTGGAGCTACGTGGAGATCCGGCGGCACAGGAGGTGCACCTGGGTGCACCACGTGGACGCGGTCACCGCGCTCGCGGTGTCCCCGGACGGCGCGCTCCTCTACTCCGCGTCGTGGGACCGGAGCATCAAGGTGTGGCGCCTGCCCGGCTTCCGGTGCGTAGAGTCcatcgcggcggcgcacgacgacGCCATCAACGCGCTTGCGGTCTCCCCCGACGGGCGCGTGTACACGGGCTCGGCCGACAAGAAGATCAAGGCGTGGACCCGCGGCCCCGGGCAGAGGAAGCACGCGCTGGTCGGCACGATGGAGCGCCACAGGTCGGCGGTGAACGCGCTCGCTCTCGGAGCCAACGGCAAGGTGCTCTACTCCGGCGCGTGCGACCGCTCCGTTGTCGTCTGGgagagcgccggcggcggcgacggcggcatggAGGCCACGGGCACGCTCAGAGGGCACGCGAGAGCGATACTTTgcctggcggcggccggcgagctggTGTGCAGCGGCTCGGCGGACAGGACGGTCAGGGtgtggaggaggggaggtgcggAGAACAACGGCTACACTTGCCTCGCCGTCATGGAAAGCCATGGCGCGGCCGTGAAGAGCCTGGCATTGGTGCGCGGCGGACGCGACGACGATGGATCGTGCTCGTCGGAGGGATCTTCTGCCCTCGTTTGCAGCGGAGCCCTGGATGGAGATGTGAAGATCTGGAGCGTGTTTATTCCATGTTTGTAG
- the LOC127763974 gene encoding uncharacterized protein LOC127763974, which produces MERSSSFGTSWADQWDYGGDPSPRAAARRDGHGGGKKQGGVEKTKAAAATGLRKVKEGTAHGFQWIKDKCQKKNAGGGKKQQADEESGIAGY; this is translated from the coding sequence ATGGAGCGGAGCAGCTCGTTCGGCACGTCGTGGGCCGACCAGTGGGACTATGGCGGCGACCCGAgcccgcgggcggcggcgcggcgggacggccacggcggcggcaagaagcAGGGCGGCGTGGAGAAgaccaaggcggcggcggcgacggggctgaGGAAGGTGAAGGAGGGCACGGCGCACGGGTTCCAGTGGATCAAGGACAAATGCCAGAAGAagaacgccggcggcggcaagaagcAGCAGGCTGACGAGGAATCGGGGATCGCTGGGTACTAG